Proteins encoded within one genomic window of Lacipirellulaceae bacterium:
- a CDS encoding glycosyl hydrolase, which produces MHWITRPQRHSPPAGLLPFGLRPHSSKPAAVTPILSLRLVLKTGEGQNTLNIEYVLGFNEPERPDQANMSVAQAIDVWDIMDDQLSGAGLKLVSPGVSDNLAGREWLADFMSQAAANNLIVDEIAFHWYGGVNPNNPVGSANGFLSRVDSYYNTYGLPIWITEFAGLDFGNTVGSPELIAANAAFLEVAIPGLESRPYVNRYSWWQYGQSDNGEQDDSRLIEQINGVWTPTVIGDPYLPTYGTGETFDIDGTDYSKDTIYLKGGTVTNTGAPITPAVDSVYALENTNVMGGTSDWAMGEEGTVEINSGATLQKQDTNTIRLLGTQVNNRGTFHLSQGTVSLEDGVQVSGTGSVQLDPGATMSLGSAPDRAGVGISQPLELHGGTVVSNPIADGTHIISGTNTTHGTTTFEGSGLLVVTGPIVAPSGGGGGGITKAGSGTLYLANNNTYEVDTTVEEGTLRLASGGTLSGSQNIAARPSGTLNVTEKPSGYILSNQNLALEGKVVGSIQATGGSTITPLGSSNLIEGNLTVSNSMVSVGGDGFNEMQPVPTIVSTGLQLNFDAALDTAGDSTWTNAASPGSDVAFAGGSSPAAISAPSHPGVTAAYHIPTVGGAEGLNQYFEGQSPQRSQRDASFEVVFHVSDTSAGGDQVLAKVGGTGRGVSFLLNDGSLSFNVNGDDTATSTLSTSLSPGWHHAVGVIDLSGQGDDLANDSMSLYVNNVLIGTLENLLIDDWAGGNLSGIGDTASVLGAGGTPIPYHDSIAIVRYYNDIAFGSTEVGINHNNLVGSGVALPTQMNIDGDYLQQIDGTLQMDLFSPSSHDALDVTGTATLDGLLDINEVDGLAPSVGDTFTILSADGGVQGEFDSVELPILSGLQWFLDYSANDVSLSVIYGADFDGSGTVDGADLMILQRGMGLTGQLDNSNGDADGNGVIDSNDLAIWKAQYGTSPGLLTSSLKAVPEPSSAFLLTVVVLGLVFQRRGNQ; this is translated from the coding sequence GTGCATTGGATTACCAGACCCCAGCGGCATTCGCCGCCAGCAGGCTTGCTTCCGTTCGGCCTACGGCCTCACTCCAGCAAGCCTGCTGCAGTAACCCCGATTCTCTCACTTAGGCTGGTACTGAAAACGGGGGAAGGTCAGAATACGCTAAACATCGAGTACGTCCTGGGCTTCAACGAACCGGAACGCCCCGACCAGGCGAATATGTCTGTTGCCCAAGCGATTGATGTCTGGGACATCATGGACGATCAGCTCTCTGGGGCTGGGTTGAAACTCGTTAGCCCTGGCGTCTCTGATAACCTGGCGGGGCGTGAATGGCTCGCAGACTTCATGTCTCAGGCCGCGGCGAACAATTTGATCGTTGATGAGATTGCCTTCCACTGGTATGGCGGAGTCAACCCGAATAATCCCGTAGGGTCGGCGAATGGATTTCTCAGTCGAGTCGACTCGTATTACAACACGTATGGACTTCCCATCTGGATTACCGAATTCGCAGGTCTTGATTTTGGGAATACGGTGGGTAGTCCTGAACTGATAGCCGCGAATGCCGCGTTCCTTGAGGTTGCCATTCCGGGCCTCGAAAGTCGACCTTACGTGAATCGGTACTCTTGGTGGCAGTACGGTCAATCTGACAACGGAGAGCAAGACGATAGCCGACTCATCGAGCAGATCAACGGTGTCTGGACACCTACGGTCATTGGAGATCCCTATCTGCCGACCTACGGTACGGGCGAGACGTTTGACATCGACGGTACCGACTACAGCAAAGATACGATCTACCTTAAGGGAGGGACGGTCACCAATACGGGCGCACCAATCACACCAGCAGTCGATTCGGTCTATGCACTAGAGAACACCAATGTCATGGGAGGAACCTCTGATTGGGCAATGGGAGAGGAGGGGACCGTCGAAATCAACTCCGGCGCAACCCTTCAGAAGCAAGATACGAACACGATCCGTTTGCTTGGCACGCAAGTCAACAATCGGGGCACCTTTCACCTATCGCAAGGGACCGTCTCTTTGGAAGATGGCGTTCAAGTCTCCGGGACAGGCAGTGTGCAACTTGATCCGGGCGCGACGATGAGTCTTGGCTCCGCACCCGATCGAGCCGGTGTTGGCATTAGCCAACCTCTGGAACTTCATGGGGGAACGGTTGTCAGCAACCCCATCGCCGATGGCACGCACATCATCTCCGGAACGAACACTACTCACGGAACTACAACGTTCGAAGGGAGCGGTCTGCTTGTGGTGACAGGGCCAATCGTGGCTCCAAGTGGCGGCGGTGGAGGTGGAATCACGAAAGCAGGCTCAGGGACGCTTTATCTAGCCAACAACAATACGTACGAGGTCGATACGACGGTCGAAGAAGGGACTCTGCGTTTAGCGAGCGGAGGAACCCTAAGCGGCTCGCAGAATATCGCAGCACGACCTTCTGGGACGCTCAACGTCACTGAGAAGCCAAGCGGCTATATCCTCTCGAACCAGAATCTGGCCCTCGAAGGGAAAGTCGTTGGCTCGATCCAAGCAACCGGCGGCAGTACGATCACGCCACTGGGTAGTTCGAATCTCATTGAAGGTAACTTGACGGTTTCGAACTCGATGGTGAGTGTTGGTGGGGACGGTTTTAACGAGATGCAACCCGTGCCAACGATCGTGAGCACCGGTTTGCAGCTAAACTTCGACGCAGCGCTCGATACGGCAGGGGATTCCACTTGGACAAATGCCGCCAGCCCAGGCAGCGATGTTGCTTTCGCCGGTGGAAGTAGTCCCGCGGCGATCTCCGCTCCCAGCCATCCAGGTGTTACTGCCGCGTATCACATTCCCACGGTCGGCGGTGCGGAAGGGCTGAATCAGTACTTCGAGGGCCAATCACCTCAGCGAAGTCAGCGTGATGCTTCCTTTGAAGTCGTATTCCACGTCTCGGATACTTCAGCGGGCGGCGATCAAGTCCTCGCCAAAGTCGGCGGCACGGGGCGTGGCGTTTCCTTTCTGCTCAACGATGGGTCGTTGAGCTTCAACGTCAACGGGGATGACACAGCGACCTCAACCTTGAGTACATCTCTCAGTCCTGGTTGGCACCATGCCGTCGGCGTGATCGATTTGTCTGGCCAGGGTGACGATCTGGCAAACGATTCGATGTCTCTTTATGTGAATAACGTGCTCATCGGAACCCTTGAGAACTTGTTGATCGACGATTGGGCGGGAGGCAATCTTTCAGGCATTGGGGACACCGCAAGTGTGCTGGGAGCCGGCGGCACTCCAATACCCTATCACGACAGCATCGCGATTGTTCGCTATTACAACGACATTGCTTTCGGCTCCACCGAAGTTGGCATCAACCACAACAACCTTGTCGGATCAGGAGTTGCTTTACCCACGCAGATGAATATCGACGGCGACTACCTTCAACAAATCGATGGTACGCTGCAGATGGATCTCTTCTCGCCAAGCAGTCACGATGCTCTTGATGTGACAGGGACAGCAACGCTCGACGGCCTGCTCGACATTAACGAGGTTGATGGCTTGGCTCCTTCAGTCGGCGATACTTTCACGATCCTCTCTGCCGATGGCGGAGTTCAGGGCGAGTTTGACTCGGTCGAACTCCCAATCCTCTCCGGACTGCAGTGGTTTCTCGACTATTCAGCCAACGACGTCAGCCTCAGCGTGATCTACGGTGCGGACTTTGATGGCAGTGGCACCGTCGACGGGGCCGATCTGATGATTCTGCAAAGAGGAATGGGACTCACCGGTCAGTTGGACAACTCCAACGGCGACGCCGACGGCAATGGCGTAATCGACTCCAATGATCTGGCCATCTGGAAAGCCCAATACGGCACGAGTCCGGGCTTGCTTACAAGTTCACTGAAGGCAGTCCCCGAGCCGAGCTCGGCATTTCTTCTAACGGTGGTCGTACTCGGCTTGGTGTTCCAGCGACGCGGTAATCAATGA
- a CDS encoding polysaccharide lyase 6 family protein translates to MDELRAAIKTAKPGSIIEVAKGTYELQRDLELKRLVGTPKLPITIRAGFLLQTRFIGRHVVKVRDSRHLVLEGFRFAMDEAAGGKNGLVSVRNCQDCRITRCDFSMRGAEDSEKNHTWLTLYGGASAHNQVDHNRFSGKRGRGYYLFITGEGDYVSQGDLIRRNHFVDRTYGKDENEFEAIRIGESRIGNVGGKSHTTIRENLFERCQGEDEIVSFKVGGGKFLTNSVIDCHGSIVFRDGNDGVFAGNFVIKTYQERPFADFRAGGVRFYGSGHRVYNNYFQGLDGTSMKAPLAIMHGAPAGSGAQGVADGLPASDCQVVHNTWVRCAQLRLGHASKKRPLPPENCEFSGNIVCETNDSQLLNLFEADGISFSGNILYANRSKETGIESREFSEREFRVVDPLLKQSEGLYRLSTESPVVDAAQAKYEFLTHDIDQEARDLKPDVGADELGTSSVRKPLTPSEVGPTAK, encoded by the coding sequence TTGGACGAGCTACGAGCCGCAATAAAGACAGCAAAGCCAGGCTCGATCATTGAGGTAGCAAAGGGCACCTACGAACTTCAGCGCGATCTTGAGCTCAAAAGACTCGTTGGCACGCCAAAATTGCCCATCACGATCCGCGCGGGATTTCTTCTACAGACAAGATTCATAGGAAGGCATGTCGTCAAAGTGCGAGATTCCCGGCATTTGGTCCTCGAAGGATTCCGCTTCGCGATGGATGAGGCTGCTGGTGGAAAGAATGGTTTGGTCAGTGTGCGCAACTGCCAAGACTGCCGCATCACCCGTTGTGACTTTTCCATGCGAGGTGCAGAGGACTCCGAGAAAAACCATACTTGGCTGACGCTTTACGGGGGAGCGAGCGCACACAATCAAGTTGACCATAATCGGTTCTCAGGGAAGCGAGGAAGAGGCTACTACCTCTTCATCACTGGCGAAGGAGATTATGTTTCGCAAGGCGACCTGATCCGGCGCAACCACTTTGTTGACCGAACCTACGGAAAGGACGAGAACGAGTTTGAAGCCATTCGTATCGGCGAAAGTCGCATCGGCAACGTGGGCGGAAAGTCGCATACGACCATTCGCGAGAATCTTTTCGAGCGGTGCCAAGGAGAAGACGAAATTGTTTCCTTCAAAGTAGGCGGGGGTAAGTTCCTCACCAACTCAGTGATCGATTGCCACGGCAGCATCGTGTTCCGTGACGGCAACGATGGTGTCTTCGCCGGAAACTTTGTCATTAAAACTTACCAAGAGAGACCGTTTGCAGACTTTCGCGCAGGTGGCGTGCGGTTTTACGGCTCTGGCCACCGGGTTTACAACAACTACTTCCAGGGCTTGGATGGAACGTCCATGAAAGCGCCACTTGCAATCATGCACGGCGCCCCGGCGGGTAGCGGTGCCCAAGGAGTCGCCGACGGATTGCCCGCTTCGGACTGCCAAGTTGTTCACAACACTTGGGTTCGCTGTGCTCAACTGCGGTTAGGACATGCCTCGAAGAAACGCCCTTTGCCCCCCGAGAATTGCGAGTTCTCCGGAAACATTGTCTGTGAGACCAACGATAGCCAGCTCTTGAATCTCTTTGAAGCGGATGGAATCTCGTTCTCTGGAAACATTCTCTACGCCAATCGCAGCAAGGAGACGGGAATCGAATCGCGAGAGTTTTCAGAACGAGAATTTCGAGTTGTTGACCCATTACTCAAGCAAAGCGAGGGGCTCTACCGACTGTCGACAGAATCGCCTGTAGTCGATGCGGCTCAAGCCAAGTATGAATTCCTTACCCACGATATCGACCAAGAAGCCCGTGACCTGAAGCCTGATGTCGGGGCTGATGAGTTGGGCACTTCAAGCGTTAGGAAACCGCTAACACCATCCGAGGTGGGGCCTACCGCAAAGTAG
- a CDS encoding sugar phosphate isomerase/epimerase family protein encodes MSDSMPLDRRRFVSHSLRTVGAAALASPLALAAKTSVAKEAAASAAASAASTKYEIIAFTKFLQDLSYDELADTIKDLGFEGVEATVRNKGHVLPERVEEDLPKLVEALDKRDLKVVTMASDVLNPQQPLTEKVLKTAVSLGIKSYRMGFYKYDLKKPILPQLEEIRPQVEELAAFNKELGIGALYQNHSDAKYVGATIWDLHWLLKDIPVDQVGSAFDIRHTTIEAGLSWPVLYDVIKPHIGALFVKDFNWDGKKAKHVPLGTGRVDPKFFDQVKKDGFSGPISLHVEYLGKEGTQANIDALRRDLKVLRGWLT; translated from the coding sequence ATGTCTGATTCTATGCCCCTCGATCGCCGCCGGTTCGTCTCCCATAGCCTCCGCACCGTTGGAGCCGCTGCTTTAGCCAGCCCACTTGCTCTGGCTGCAAAGACCTCCGTGGCGAAGGAAGCCGCCGCATCCGCTGCTGCATCGGCTGCCAGTACAAAGTACGAGATCATCGCTTTCACGAAGTTCTTGCAAGACCTCTCTTACGATGAGCTTGCCGATACCATCAAAGACCTCGGCTTCGAAGGAGTCGAGGCGACCGTTCGGAACAAAGGACACGTCTTGCCAGAGCGTGTGGAAGAGGACTTGCCGAAGCTGGTCGAAGCACTCGATAAGCGCGACTTAAAAGTCGTAACGATGGCTTCTGACGTGCTCAATCCTCAACAACCGCTGACGGAAAAGGTCCTCAAGACTGCGGTCAGCCTGGGGATCAAAAGCTACCGGATGGGCTTCTACAAGTACGATCTCAAAAAGCCAATTTTGCCACAGCTCGAAGAGATTCGCCCGCAGGTGGAAGAACTCGCGGCCTTCAACAAAGAACTCGGAATCGGTGCTCTTTATCAAAATCATTCCGACGCGAAATACGTTGGGGCCACGATCTGGGATTTGCATTGGCTTCTCAAAGACATCCCTGTTGATCAAGTTGGCAGCGCGTTTGATATTCGTCACACAACGATCGAAGCGGGGTTGTCATGGCCCGTGCTGTATGACGTGATCAAGCCACACATTGGTGCGTTGTTTGTTAAGGACTTCAACTGGGACGGCAAGAAGGCCAAGCACGTGCCGCTTGGCACGGGCCGAGTCGATCCGAAATTCTTCGACCAAGTGAAGAAGGACGGCTTCTCAGGACCGATCTCGCTGCACGTTGAATACCTTGGCAAAGAAGGAACGCAGGCCAATATCGACGCACTTCGCAGGGACCTCAAGGTCCTGCGTGGGTGGCTTACTTAG
- a CDS encoding SDR family oxidoreductase produces MELSGKRALITGGTKGIGEAIVLDLAKQGVDVAINARNIDDQAKQLAEQVEALGPKCCLIAADMADPAEVHRCVEEAAAQLGGIDILVHSAGGPSGGKLEDISTEQWNHTFQVHVHAAFHLCQAAMPLMKQNSEGAIIFISSAAGIRGCPGALAYGTVKGAILHFTRMLARDVADDNIRVNCVNPGIIRTRFHENMTPEQQKHNLANRIPLHREGTVEDVAQAVQMLITNEFMTGESVTIDGGMTMQIVR; encoded by the coding sequence ATGGAATTGTCCGGAAAGCGTGCCCTTATCACAGGCGGCACGAAAGGAATCGGCGAAGCAATCGTCCTCGATTTGGCGAAGCAGGGCGTGGACGTCGCCATAAATGCTCGGAATATTGATGACCAGGCAAAACAACTCGCCGAGCAGGTCGAAGCCCTCGGCCCTAAGTGTTGCCTCATCGCGGCTGACATGGCTGATCCGGCCGAGGTCCATCGCTGCGTCGAAGAGGCAGCCGCCCAACTTGGCGGAATCGACATCCTGGTCCACAGTGCAGGCGGCCCTTCCGGAGGGAAGCTTGAGGACATCTCCACTGAACAATGGAACCACACGTTTCAGGTTCACGTTCATGCGGCGTTTCACCTTTGCCAAGCTGCCATGCCGCTGATGAAGCAAAACAGCGAAGGGGCGATCATTTTCATCTCCTCGGCAGCAGGCATCCGAGGTTGCCCCGGAGCCCTCGCTTACGGCACCGTCAAAGGAGCGATTCTGCATTTCACGCGCATGCTCGCCCGTGACGTGGCAGATGACAATATCCGCGTGAATTGTGTGAACCCTGGCATCATTCGCACGCGTTTCCACGAAAACATGACACCAGAGCAACAGAAGCACAATCTCGCCAACCGCATTCCACTGCATCGCGAAGGCACCGTGGAGGACGTTGCGCAAGCAGTCCAGATGCTGATCACCAATGAGTTTATGACCGGCGAATCGGTCACGATCGATGGCGGAATGACCATGCAAATCGTTCGCTGA
- a CDS encoding divalent metal cation transporter, which produces MRSILPGLFLVGFTIGTGSVTSMVKAGADHGMTLLWALLLSCVASYILFSAFGRLTAVSRLTALQAIKLHIHPAVSLFILVALVVCVSGSIMGVMGIIADVLAAWSDGWSSSPLPPLAWASLITLLIVVALLRNNVRSFEKLLAALAGIMGVCFLLNAALTLPALKEIAGGLVPSVPKTGSGEDSSSGFLVVASMVGTTVAPIVLFFRSILVGEAEWTTSDLRQQNRDAAICSVLIFFISAAIMASAAGSLHARGETLQHAKEMIPLLEPLAGVFAVVVFVLGITAAGVSSQFPNVVAFAWLRRDYRGERAAIKSSIDRALVIGMALLGLVVRLFEGRPVFIMLASQALGAVLLPTTVICLFYLLNRREVMGDYRNTKGENITLGLIVLFSLVMAAIGGYGLFNSQ; this is translated from the coding sequence GTGCGCTCGATTCTCCCGGGACTGTTTCTCGTCGGGTTTACGATCGGCACCGGTAGCGTGACCTCGATGGTCAAGGCTGGGGCAGACCACGGCATGACTCTGTTGTGGGCGTTGCTACTTTCCTGTGTCGCTTCATACATACTTTTCTCAGCTTTCGGGCGCCTCACAGCGGTCAGCCGGCTGACTGCCCTGCAAGCGATCAAGCTTCACATTCATCCAGCAGTCTCGCTGTTCATCCTCGTCGCACTGGTCGTTTGTGTGAGCGGCAGCATCATGGGCGTGATGGGCATCATCGCGGATGTCCTTGCTGCCTGGTCGGATGGTTGGAGTTCGAGTCCCCTACCGCCTCTCGCCTGGGCCTCCCTGATCACCTTGCTGATTGTCGTTGCGCTGCTTCGCAACAATGTCCGAAGCTTCGAGAAACTACTGGCTGCACTGGCAGGCATTATGGGCGTTTGCTTCTTGCTGAACGCAGCGCTCACACTTCCAGCCTTGAAGGAAATCGCCGGTGGACTCGTCCCCAGCGTTCCTAAGACGGGTTCGGGAGAGGACTCATCCTCGGGGTTCTTGGTTGTGGCAAGCATGGTTGGAACAACCGTAGCGCCGATTGTCCTTTTCTTCCGCTCGATTCTGGTCGGGGAAGCAGAGTGGACAACCAGCGACCTACGGCAACAGAATCGCGATGCCGCAATCTGTTCCGTGCTGATCTTCTTCATCAGTGCAGCAATAATGGCCAGCGCTGCAGGAAGTTTGCATGCTCGCGGCGAAACGTTGCAACATGCCAAGGAGATGATCCCGCTGCTTGAGCCACTGGCGGGCGTATTTGCTGTCGTCGTGTTCGTGCTTGGAATTACGGCGGCGGGGGTTTCTTCTCAATTCCCAAACGTGGTCGCCTTCGCTTGGTTGCGTCGCGATTATCGCGGCGAGAGGGCGGCGATCAAGAGTTCCATCGATCGCGCGTTGGTGATCGGTATGGCGTTGCTGGGGCTTGTCGTTCGCCTGTTTGAGGGAAGACCGGTTTTCATCATGCTCGCTTCCCAAGCTCTCGGGGCGGTCCTGCTGCCGACTACCGTGATTTGCCTTTTCTACTTGCTCAACAGGCGCGAAGTGATGGGGGATTATCGCAATACCAAAGGGGAGAACATCACGCTGGGGCTGATCGTTCTGTTCTCGCTCGTTATGGCCGCTATTGGCGGTTATGGCTTATTCAATTCTCAGTGA
- a CDS encoding divalent metal cation transporter, with product MTETNDISTQVEADRQTILAAKNRGRMATLGAYVRLSGPGWMQSALTLGGGTMGSSLYLGILAGVSMIWLQPFAMALGVIMLSAISYVTLSTGERPFRAINKHINPVLGWSWLIAALLANMVWSMPQYSLCFAVIEQNLLPEVFTGEGLLAPGVQESKLGTWLVSIAILVLCTLVTWSYGSGSLGIKIYEGMLKAVVAIIVLSFFGVVIRMAMVGEGVDWAGVLGGMIPKLHHLYAPSDTYKPLLDALGDSSVRSYWSDYIVSQQRDVMISAGSAAVGINMTFLLPYNLLSRGWNKDFRGMTIFDMSTGTFIPFVLATGCIVIAAATQFHAQAPEGASVVGETIEMPKHLTDKYEEILESRSQPEKLQTYDIPEDISLAEKQLAAVLIKRDTYDLAKSLQNLFSDKEGRGGRLFSNFVFGVGVLGMTLSSISLMMLISGFVICEIADRPAQGWFFRIGCLASANGVLWPLIWTGKTKAWLTIVAGVYGAMLLPIAYVTFYLMMNQKSLLGDERPKGVARIVWNLLMIIAVLAATGAGLSAILDKGGYYGLGFAGAYIALVLIVQFNRRGATESTE from the coding sequence ATGACAGAGACAAATGACATTTCAACCCAGGTCGAAGCCGACAGGCAGACAATCCTTGCGGCCAAAAACCGCGGCAGAATGGCTACCTTGGGTGCTTACGTGAGGCTCTCCGGCCCGGGGTGGATGCAAAGTGCCCTCACACTCGGCGGTGGCACCATGGGGAGTAGCCTCTATCTTGGAATCCTGGCTGGGGTAAGCATGATTTGGCTGCAGCCTTTTGCGATGGCTTTGGGCGTCATCATGCTCAGCGCGATAAGCTACGTGACGCTCTCCACAGGGGAGCGTCCTTTCCGTGCGATCAACAAGCATATCAACCCTGTCCTGGGATGGTCGTGGCTCATCGCAGCACTGTTGGCCAATATGGTTTGGTCGATGCCACAGTACTCTCTTTGCTTCGCGGTGATCGAACAAAACCTGCTGCCAGAGGTCTTTACCGGAGAAGGTTTGCTTGCCCCGGGAGTGCAGGAATCGAAGTTAGGAACGTGGCTTGTTTCCATTGCCATCCTTGTCCTTTGCACGCTCGTCACCTGGAGCTACGGAAGCGGAAGCCTAGGCATCAAAATCTATGAAGGGATGCTCAAAGCGGTTGTCGCCATCATTGTGCTTTCCTTTTTCGGCGTGGTGATTCGCATGGCGATGGTTGGCGAAGGCGTGGATTGGGCTGGTGTCTTGGGGGGAATGATCCCAAAACTCCACCATCTCTACGCGCCGTCAGATACTTATAAGCCTTTGCTCGACGCTTTGGGCGACTCATCAGTGAGAAGCTATTGGAGCGATTACATCGTCAGTCAACAGCGCGACGTCATGATCAGTGCCGGCTCGGCTGCCGTGGGCATCAACATGACCTTTTTGTTGCCCTACAACCTACTCTCCAGAGGCTGGAATAAGGACTTCCGCGGCATGACGATCTTCGACATGTCGACCGGCACCTTCATTCCTTTTGTGCTTGCCACAGGCTGTATCGTCATTGCCGCGGCAACCCAGTTTCACGCTCAAGCGCCAGAGGGTGCGAGTGTCGTCGGTGAAACCATTGAAATGCCGAAGCACCTGACCGACAAGTATGAAGAAATCCTTGAGAGCCGCTCCCAGCCAGAGAAACTTCAAACCTACGACATTCCCGAGGACATCTCGCTCGCTGAAAAACAACTTGCTGCGGTGCTGATCAAACGCGACACCTACGATTTAGCGAAGTCTCTGCAAAATCTGTTTTCCGATAAGGAGGGTCGCGGCGGACGACTCTTCTCAAACTTCGTCTTCGGCGTGGGTGTTTTGGGAATGACGCTCTCTTCAATCTCGCTCATGATGCTGATCTCCGGCTTTGTCATTTGCGAAATCGCTGACCGCCCGGCACAGGGTTGGTTCTTTCGGATCGGCTGTCTCGCCTCAGCGAACGGTGTGCTGTGGCCATTGATCTGGACGGGGAAAACGAAAGCGTGGCTCACCATTGTCGCCGGTGTCTATGGTGCCATGCTTCTGCCAATCGCTTACGTGACTTTCTATCTGATGATGAATCAGAAGTCGCTACTCGGGGATGAACGGCCCAAGGGTGTCGCCCGCATAGTTTGGAACCTGCTTATGATCATCGCTGTCCTTGCGGCGACAGGTGCTGGACTCTCAGCAATCCTCGACAAGGGAGGCTACTACGGCCTCGGCTTCGCGGGTGCCTACATCGCACTTGTTCTTATTGTGCAATTCAACAGACGTGGGGCGACAGAATCCACGGAATGA